The genomic window TCTATGACCAGCTCTCCGATCGCATTTCCCTCAACAGATCCTTGCCGGATACAAGACCTATAAGGTGAGTTCTTATAAAgtaaaaattagttttaaataaaaagctaGCTAACTCAGCTGCCAGAAACGCCAGTATCTGGAGAATCTTCCCAATGTGACAGTAATAATGGCCTTTCACGACGAACAACTCAGCGTGTTGCTAAGATCCATGACGAGCATTATTAATCGCTCTCCTGTGGAGTTACTCAAGCAGATTGTCCTCGTGGATGACGATAGTAATTTGCCGGAATTGGAACAACAACTGGATGACTTTGTGGCTTACAACTTTCCCAGCATCATCCAGATCATACGGCTTTCAGAACGACGTGGTTTGATCAATGCGAGAATGGAGGCCATTAAGGTGTCCAGCGGCCAAGTTTTGGTCTTCCTAGACTCCCACATCGAAGTCAACGCCAATTGGGTATTACTTAACAATAATTCAATTTAGCCGGCTGCTTTACctggtttaattttcaaatttatagtTGCCTCCTCTGCTGGAACCTATAGCTATGAACCAACATATAGTCACCGGTCCCATTATGGATGCCATCTCACACAAGACATTTGCGTATACGAAACAGGATCCGTTGACCCGTTCAGGTTTCAATTGGTGGCTTGAGATTGAGAGGTTACCCCTTCTTCCCGAGGATAAAAGTCCTGATTCCACACCCTACCGCACACCGGTTTTATCAGGAGCTCTGGCAATTGACAGGAACTACTTCTTGAGTCTGGGAGGATTCGATGAGCAGCTGGACATCTGGGACGCCGGGAAGATCGAGATGAGCTTCAAGGTCTGGATGTGTGGTGGCATGATGCTGTATGTTCCCTGTTCCCGAGTGGGTCTCATAAGCAGAGCAGCCATGCAATCGATGAATAGTCCAaggaaatttcattttccagcCAGGGTaagtattattaattttctaaCATTGTAATGAAAGGAGCAAACTAACTTCTCTCCCTAGAACTACAAGCGAGTAGCTGAAGTTTGGATGGATAATTATAAGAAGTATGTGTTCGACAAGAAGCCAAGGCTCTACAAGATGACGATTACTGGACCGCTTTCCCATAGGAAGACCTTAAGAAAGGTTCTGAAGTGCAAGACCTTCCATTGGTACTTGACAAAGGTGGCTCCGGATTTTCTGAAGAGGTATCTAGCATTGGATTCGCCGGCGGGTTTCTCCGGCGTCATTGAAAGTGTGGCTTTCCCGGGATTCTGTGTGGACTCCCAGGATCGTAGACACACGAAGCCGGTGGTTTTAGCCCGGTGCACTGGGCACAAATCAAAGCCCGGGGAGCATCAGAATTGGTCCTTAACGCAGGATCATGAGATTCGTTTGACGAATAGTAAAGATGATTGCCTGGAGGCGCAGGGCCGTAGGTCAAAATCCGTGTGGGTCTTTCACTGCCATAAAAACGGTGGAAATCAGTACTGGTTGTACAACCGCCGGCACCGGTGGCTCCAGCAGGGACAAATGTGGGTGTGGTGCCTGGAAGCCCACTTGCCCAGTGGTCATAAGGTTGGCAAGGTTCTAGCCAATAAAATCTGCAATAGAAATCAACTGGAACAGCAGTGGAAAGTTGGGCCAAATGCCCCCTATGATCCACAAAGGGAGcccaactaaaataaataaattataactaaataaataatcaatcagaattttttaaagtaataTTCAATTTACAAAAACTATGCCTTTAGATACAGATGGCGCCAGCTTTTCTAACTTTATTGCTCAACCCAGTTCCGATAATGCCCGTGTAGATGGCGCCACCATGACGCGCGCTTCGCTAATTTGAATTCGCATGCGGAGATCTTTCGTTTATTATTGTTCTTTTCGCCCGACTTTTTCTCAGGTGAGTGCGGAATCTGGGTCTGGTCTTACACGTCACTGGGCAGCCGCCTCGTCTGCCACTGATTGATAGTGGTGAAGCgtgtttttttggccaactgaaaATCTGAATGCTCCGCCGCCGCCTTATCACTGAATTGCGGCTTTTCAATTACACTAATGGCTGTGCTTTTTGCCAGGTGTCAACAGGTGGCTGCTCCTCTGCTGCATCGGCATGCCAGCAGTCAGTATTTTGGACTTCCGCCGCCAAGACGTCCACATGGCCATGAAAAAGAGATATGTGAAGCGCCTGGTGCGCAAGGTCGTCCTTCTATTGGTGGTCATCGTCACCGTGTCCCTGGTCACCACTTTGGTGGTCGAGCAGCGGATGAAAAAGGCCGCTGAGCTGACGGAACAACTCGATCCCAATGGAGATCCCATAACGCCCGTTTTTCGAGCTGCCAATATAATTCCAACGCGGAGGGCTCCACGCCCACCATTTCAGGATCGCAACTCCGTGGTTGAACTCCCAAAGAGTGAGAAGCCTCAGGGATTCCGACTGCCGGAAGCGAAGGGAGAGCGCAAGGATTGGCACGACTACGCGGCCATGGAGGCGGATAGAAAGCGATCCGGTTTTGGTGAGCACGGCGTAGCCGCGAAGATCGAAAATCCCGCTGAGAAGGAATTGGAAAAGGAGCACTCCTGGATGAACGGCTTCAATGGCCTCATATCGGATCGCATCTCCCTCAATCGATCTGTGCCCGATATCAGACTCGAGGCGTAAGTGTGTCCCTCTTGTGGTGTTATCAATAGTTAAAATGCTCTTATCTTTGCAGTTGCAAAACCCGGAAGTATCTGGCCAAGTTGCCCAATATCAGTGTGGTTTTCATCTTCTTCAACGAGCACTTTAACACCCTGTTGAGATCGATATATAGTGTGATAAATCGCACTCCACCCGAATTACTGAGGCAAATTGTGCTCGTGGACGATGGCAGCGAGTGGGATAGTCTGAAGCAGCCGCTGGACGACTACGTGGCGCAGCACTTTCCACATCTGGTGACCGTAGTGCACAGTCCGGAGAGACAGGGTCTCATTGGTGCCAGATTAGCTGGTGCCAAGGTGGCGGTGGGAGAAGTGATGGTCTTTTTCGATTCCCACATAGAAGTCAACTACAATTGGGTAGGATTTTTTAGATAGACATGTTTATAGAAATATACTCCATCTTTCTATACTTGCAGCTGCCTCCCCTGATCGAACCCATTGCCATCAATCCCAAGATCGCCACCTGCCCCATGGTGGATACCATTGCGCATGAAGATTTTTCCTACTTCAGCGGTAATAAAGACGGAGCACGCGGTGGATTCGATTGGAAAATGCTGTACAAACAGCTGCCGGTGCTGCCCGAGGATGCGCTGGACAAGTCCATGCCATACCGGAGTCCGGTCATGATGGGTGGCCTGTTTGCCATCAACACGGACTTCTTCTGGGATCTGGGCGGCTACGACGATCAGTTGGACATCTGGGGCGGTGAGCAGTACGAGTTGAGCTTCAAGATCTGGATGTGCGGCGGCCTGTTGCTGGATGTTCCCTGCTCGAGGGTGGGACACATATTCCGGGGACCCATGAAGCCAAGGGGCAATCCTAGGGGACACAACTTTGTGGCCAAGGTACCACTCAAACCTCTCTAACATTTACAGATTTCTAATTTCTTATATTGGGTATGGTATCATTTTTAGAATCACAAACGCGTGGCAGAGGTTTGGATGGATGAGTACAAGGAATATGTGTACAAACGCGATCCCGCGACCTATGATAACGTGGATGCCGGCGATCTGACGCGTCAGCGTGCAGTTCGAGAGCGGCTGAAGTGCAAGAGTTTCCACTGGTACATGACGGAGGTGGCGCCCGATTTCCTCATCAAGTTCCCGCCGGTGGAACCACCAAGCTACGCCGCCGGCGTCATTCAGAACGTGGCCAATCCGGTCTATTGCCTGGATAGCATGGGCAAAAACGCCGAGGAGGCGGTGGGCATGTTCAGCTGTGCGGACAACAAGACCCATCCGCAACCGAATCAGTTTTGGGAGCTCTCCATATTCCGAGATCTGCGGATGAAGCGCTTCGACTCAGTGTGCCTGGATGTGCACGAGGGACCGCCGGATGCCACCGTTTGGATGTGGCAATGTCACAGTCAGGGTGGCAATCAGTTCTGGTACTACGACCGGTCAACCCAGAGGTTGATTCACGGCGAGCACAACAAGCGCTGCTTGGAGGGATTCGTGGAAAACGGCATAGCCAGGGTGGTGGCCAATGCCTGCGAGGAGGGCAATGATCGCCAGCGCTGGGAGTTCGGCTTCGTGAACCACACCATGTTGAACACTTTCCACGAGGGATTACACTAGACTTTCATCTACAAGTCAAGCCACTACCAATTTGAGTACCAATGAGTAGCAACCAGAGGCCAGATGTCGATCGGTTCAGGTCGGGGACCTCGATCGTCACGGGTTTAGTTCATTGATCGTTGTGAAGGTTTctgacaacaacaaaaataagataaagaaaaaacaaaaaagttcgCTAAGTAAattccatttttccattaattCTTGCCCCATGCATTATTGATATATGGCAGCGGAAAGTGAAAGATCTGGACAGGCAGATCGCAATCGCAGCGAGGATTCACTTCGATCGCAGGCCACAAACTCTGATCTTTATTTGCGCCACGCACACTATCTTTAGGTATTAAGGTTTTGAAGATAACCACATTTACTTTTAAAGTTTAGAGTTGGTAACTATATGAAAATAATCAGtaataaatcaattacaaataaacaaggcTATTGCAGCATCAATAACTTTTAACAAAATGTTGTGAGGGCATCTGTGCTCACTTTCTCCCGATTTGAATTTTCGACTGTCGCAAATCTTATCGGCGGGGCTGCTGAACTTTCTACAAAGGGCGATGGCGAAGTCGGGAAGAGGTAGCAGACACCAGATAGACTAGAGAAGTTCCAGTTCCAAGCCTCCGCGTTCTGAGTTTCCCCTCGAAAACCAGACATATGTATTGTTAAGCTGATGTAATTTGAGACGCAGTTGCGCGATTGTCCCGGGAGAGGACGAAGATCGAAGATTCCTTGGGATGCAATGACTTAGCGTCAAGCTGTCTCGATCTGGGTTGGCATTATCCTTATCTCTATGCAGCCCATTATCTGCCACACGAAAGCACATGCTAATTTATAGACAACGTGatgttgttttgtttatttcctctgatttttttctctcgacgcttttcatattttgtgcATAAACAAAGTCaaatgatttgatttttttttttggccaacgcgATGTCGTTGGCGCTTCTCATTCGGAATCAACGAATGTGGGTCATCGACGTCAGCGTAGATGGGGTCTTATTTGCCTTTGAAGATTCCCTTTGCCAAGACATTGTACTTGTTGAGGGAGCTCAACAACAATAGATAACAATAATGCTGAAAAATACTTATAATAATGCTTGTTTACCTTATTCAATAGTGTATATCTGCGAGTTTTCTTGGTAACTCATTACCACTGAATAACACAAATCTGATTTCGACTTCAGTAGGATGGCTATATGGTAAACTTTATGGCTTTACTCATACCTCATACTCTATAAATAAGCAACATAATTTGTAGAAAATCCATTTTATAATCTCAAATATATTTCCATTatgtttattgatttaattacCATGTGTAAATTCGTAGAGCATCCAAATATCATTGGCCTTTTGCTGACTACGTTTCCCATGGCATTCGCTCtagccaaaaaaataaaaacaagttgATGTCGTCTAGCCCATTCACAAACATCTCAGACTCGTTTGGGAGAAGAACCCGCCGATGTCTTGTTTCCCGCAATCGGATGGTGCAATTTCATCAGCCACCCCGAAAAAGATTTCATCCGAATTTAACCAATACATATTTGCTACCTGTCCCCCGGCGTATGGGAAAAACACCCCTCGCCGCTTAGAGAAGCGGCTAGGAAAATCTCAAGACGCATTTTCACTTGGCTGCAACGCAATAGGAAAACTTTCTTCGTGGACATAGgcctctttctctctctgcgCAGGTACTTTGTACATCTGATGAAACCGAAAGCGAAATCCGAACTGGTTTCTTCGAGGGTTGATAAGCCCTAATGGAAGCGCTCTCgcacccaaaaaaataaaatatatatgtataaacataACGCCCGGCACGTAGGGCGGTTTCTATGCTGTGGACTACGTGCCAGATGACATGGCATAATTGTCCGTGTTTTCTAGGTGCTGGCTCCCTTGTTTACCGTTCACCACTTTGGGGGTCAGTGGGCGCACCTAGCTAACTCCCACCCCCCTTCGTATCTAATTGATGGATTTGGGTCATGCTCATCCCATGCTCTTCGCATGCCTCCCATGCTGGAAATCTTTCAAGGCCTGAAAAGCTTTCCCCGTTGAGCCATCATAAATATGAGCACGCTTAAGTGGCGACCTTGTGCAGATTTCTAGGTGAGGGCGCCACATCCCCTGTTCCACATCGTGATCGCCATAGATCAACACACGTGGCCACCTTTTGTCAACCCCATGTCTCTGGGAATGGCCCGTGGCCAATATCCGAATTACGTCGAATCGTGGGCGCCAACGTAGGCAACAGTTCCTTTAGAACTATTTACATGCGTCCAACGATTAACGATCGTCAACATCGCCCCCGCATGTCGAAAACCGCTCGTGCTGCCGTTTGGAGCCACCCTGTATTTGCAGAGATCAGTGGGGCGTATCAGTTTTATTCAAAGTATAATAATCCACCTCAAAGAACTTGGAAACTAAAAGGGGTCCAATTCCCAAATTTGGTATGTGGGTTTCTTTAGATATCTTAGATTTAAAAAGAAgcgtaataaatatatatgtttcaTAACTTTCAAGTTAAGCGTACTTGTGCATTGTGCAATTTTAATAACTCTTTATATAAagtcttgtttgtttttgctaatATGCTAAGTAAGTAAATAAAGCAAGTAAGTTATGCAAGACGTGTATCTTATTGTGATAATTATTGCAAAACGCCTCGTGCCAGATAATAATGAATACTTCCGCCTGTTGAGCGCAAATACTGGGTATCTTTAAGTCCAAAAAAACCTCCTTCGAAATATCACTCCTCAAATTGCTATGCTCCCCTAGTTCGCACATGCATAGAAGGCACTGAGTGCCTACGTCACGTTTGCCGGCGACGTGTCTTTATGCTAATTAATGGTATTTCGCGAAAAGCGAGTGCAAAACAATGGCCCCATGGAGAGCGGGCAGTACTTCCCGAAATTCTGCGGAACACCACATGACATCCAGCCAACCAGACACCCATTGATAAGATGCCCGTTGCACCTGAGTCATCATCATTTCCCTAGCAAGATCTATTATCGGTTCGATAATAGACTAGGTTTTTAGAAAAGAATGCGATTGCTGGCTAACTTGTTTACCAATAATATTGCCGTGTattaaacaataacaaatggCCCAAAGATAAACAAGAGAGCTCAAGGCGAGAAGCCCCTCAAGACAGTCGCCCACCCCCCACCACTGCCCCTTATCTGCTAGAACGTACGAGTTGTGCAGCttgcaacaaaaataaaaacaatacgACGGTATATTAGAATatggcaataacaacaagaatCGCCCGGTTTGTCATAAACTACGCAGAAAATACACCcagataaaaacaaaaaaacatcaGCCGACCCAAGCAAAATAATCAGACAGAGaggggagagagagagagagagagagagagagcgcatAGCTGCGCGTGAGCGTaagaatcggaatcgaaatcgggTATAAATAGAGCCCGACCTCGTAACACCGCCAGCAATCGCCTAGCGAACAGCGAACGGTCAACATATAGCAGCCACATAGCTCTATAGCTGATAAAAGCACAGAGAAATACAAACAACGCAGTTTGTGTAAACAATCAAATTGTCGCAGCCATATCGAGTGTGCTTACAAGTCCAGCggaaagttttttaaaaacccACCGGGAATCAATACAATCATAAAATCAGCTAAGATGTCCGCTTCACCCACTGCCCGTCAAGCCATCACCCAGGCACTGCCCATGATCACCAGGAAGGTCATCATCTCGGATCCCATCCAGATGCCCGAGGTGTACTCGTCGACGCCCGGCGGAACCCTCTACTCCACCACTCCTGGAGGTAAGTTTCGGCAAGTGGACACTGGGATTACATAGCACAGCACTTCAGATTCAATGGGATTACATAGCATACCGTTCCAAATTCGAGAAACATTAAGTTCCTTCCAAAAAGTCAAGTGATTTTCTTATCATCAGATTATGATATCCAGATGAAAACATGCCATCTTTGCTGAGACAAAAACAAGCTTTGTTTGAACTCTGATAAACCATAATTATTCaagaattatttatataaaactcACTCACCATTTTTGGCTGATGAAACTGGGCCATCTCCTCGAATCAGTCAGTTGGAAGATAATTCCGAGCACATGTCCCAGAGTTCGTGACTCAGAAAGTTACGCAGCTGTCTTATCAGTGGGGAACTTTGAATACCTTTCTGATGCAACGCAGACAGCCTGACTAATCAGTATTTCCGCTTTCCCTAACTTTCAGGCACTAAACTGATCTACGAGCGGGCCTTCATGAAGAATCTCCGTGGCTCTCCACTGAGCCAAACGCCGCCGTCCAACGTGCCCAGTTGCTTGCTGCGGGGTACACCGCGTACTCCCTTCCGCAAATGCGTGCCCGTGCCAACGGAACTGGTCAAGCAGACCAAGTCGCTGAAGATCGAGGACCAGGAGCAGTTCCAACTGGATCTGTAGGGGGTCTCGGTTGGATGacgccaacagcagcaactgccaAAACCAACTAGTTCTTAGATGCACCCACTAAACCCGATCTTATAAGCTTAGTGTACCCATTAACTAGATGCTAAGTTCTTAGTTCTTCCACCTTGTTTGTTCTCTCGGTCATATTGACCCCGTCGTACCTTGTAAAATCGTAGATCTTaagttaaatgaaataaacaaactacacattatttaaaagaGAACCACACCTTTCTCTGGCTTCAGTGGCaattgtaaattttaattggtGTTTGAGCAACACAATGCCAAATTACTTTCTTTATCGGCGAATCAACCTTGGAAAGGCCACGCGTTTGTGATAGAACACTTTCCACTTCACCTTGAGTCAGTTTCGGTTGAGGATTATTTTCGGCAGTTTGTTGAACTGTTTGAAGAGAAATTCAGGCTCTTTTGGGGGGAGGCACACATGCTAGGCAGCTGGAAATACCGGCCGGCTTTTTAGTTAGCCAGTCAGTGGCCCCAGCAGCGCGTGTCCCACTTACTGCAAAgatatacatttgtatattaGAAGCCAGAGATCAActtgtgtgcttgtgtgtatCCAAAAAACCGGCAAACAAGCTTCacacataaaaatatagaTCTTTAAGAACTGCGCAGTTGGGAAACGACCTCGTCCCTCGCCCCTTAACACTTTCCTTATATACACAAAGGTAGCGTGTGGAGCACATGTTCAGATAGACCGATCCCTAGAAGTCCAACAACTACGACTACATCCACTTGGCTAATCCCGGCACGTTCCAGACCCATTTGAATATTGCGCATGAATAATTACCTAAtcgcaaacaggcaaacaggcgctggcaaaaagtgtttgcTCAGCAAAGATTTAGCATCGCAGTGCAAAAATTCGACCGCACGAGATAGTGCAAATAGTGGAGCCCAGATGTTTACAgagttataaataaaaggcaaatcaatttaattcaattagtaAACAACGCCAGACAGTCGAAGCAAGTTGTATAAACTAATTAACTTGGAATTTCAgttgaaaagaaaacaacgGCTATTCGAGGAATATAAAATAAGTGGCCTTATCAAACATAAGCTAATGTTTGTTACTCAGTATTTTTGTATGAaagaatttgttaataaaataattattcaGATGAGATTTGAAACTGCGCGCTACTTTTCTTAGTATTTTGTATTACTCATGCTATCATCGTAAAGTTTACCAATTATAGTTTACTTTTAGGCGCAATTAGTTCCACAAATGcccgtttttttttggcatttcattATGGAGCCACTGTGAACCTCATGATTTATAAGGAAACTGGGAGTTAATTCTAATTCAAATTCCACATTTTTTAaccatatttatatttattggatCAAGTTTCGATGTTTCGCATAGGACAAATGTACAAGAATCTCAAATAGTTTAGGCAAGCTTACGGTCTACACAAACAGTGGTTTAAACTTgtttaattacatatttacaataaaatatacataattttcaTAGATGTAGGTGCGGATGTGTGCGCGAATAAGGATGGTAGCCTCTCTACTTGAACCTCAGCAGATTGTCGACTCCGCCCAGAGGACCATGCCCAAAGTGCAGGGCATCCGACGTGGACTCCGATCGAGTGCGTGCCTCCAGCACGGAGGCCACCCGCTGCTGACCACTGATGTAGCCCAGGGATCCGGAGCCGAGGTACACATTCCCATTGGGCAATCGCACAAAGCCCAGGCCACCCGATCCCAGGGCAATGGCATCTCCGCCCAGTGCTCCACCCTGGGATCTCGGCTGGATGgcaagctgctgctgctccagcagcAGGGAATTGGCCCGGGAGTCCAGCTGGATTCCATTGGCCGACGGAGCACCCACATGTGCGCCATAGCGATCGAAGAAGCTCGTACTGGACAGGAATGGAGCCGGTGTTTCGTCTATGTCGTTGTCGATAATCTCGATGACGGCATACTGCTTCAGCTGCCTGCCATTGGCCACGTAGGATTCTCCGGGGGAAATCAGCGCCTGCTTGCCGAAGGGAATGCGCAGATTTCCACCTGCGGTCAATGGAGCCGGTCCAGTGGGCGGCACCacgatgggcgtggcaagggAAGTCCGTGCCGGTGGTGGAGGTCCATAGCTAGGCTTGAAAGTGGGCGTTCCGTGGAAACTTATGGATGCGATGGGGGCAGCAGCTGGCGGTGGAATGTATGTGGAGACCACTGGCTTCGGTGGCAGATAATGACTAACGATGCTGGCAGCCGGAGCTGTGGGACGACTCCTGGGTAGCGGAACCCTGGCCGTGGGTAGTGGAGGAAGTGCTGGAATCGGAGGCAGTGGATGTATGGTGGGCAGCGCACTGAACTGGTGACCCGTATACACCGATCCTGCGCTCGATGGCGCCGAGGGAGCCGTGGGTCTCGTCGGTCTGTTGTAGTGGTAGCCCACATCGGCGTTGGTCAAGACCACAGATAGAATCAACAGACCCAAAATACTCAGTCGGTGGCAAGGCATCTGTAATGAGGTAACAAGAGGGGA from Drosophila yakuba strain Tai18E2 chromosome 2L, Prin_Dyak_Tai18E2_2.1, whole genome shotgun sequence includes these protein-coding regions:
- the LOC6526729 gene encoding putative polypeptide N-acetylgalactosaminyltransferase 10, whose protein sequence is MNVDQRLIVRLLLAILLTSLITTTLMGKQIHRRIVESVVNKFGQKDSFFEAELSKTAVPARQHLKREISAKNANSPPILTLNQTELEILKTQRHKSFRLPKQEAVKEWQDALSFQKENSRTGLGELSHMKENKEHHSFYDQLSDRISLNRSLPDTRPISCQKRQYLENLPNVTVIMAFHDEQLSVLLRSMTSIINRSPVELLKQIVLVDDDSNLPELEQQLDDFVAYNFPSIIQIIRLSERRGLINARMEAIKVSSGQVLVFLDSHIEVNANWLPPLLEPIAMNQHIVTGPIMDAISHKTFAYTKQDPLTRSGFNWWLEIERLPLLPEDKSPDSTPYRTPVLSGALAIDRNYFLSLGGFDEQLDIWDAGKIEMSFKVWMCGGMMLYVPCSRVGLISRAAMQSMNSPRKFHFPARNYKRVAEVWMDNYKKYVFDKKPRLYKMTITGPLSHRKTLRKVLKCKTFHWYLTKVAPDFLKRYLALDSPAGFSGVIESVAFPGFCVDSQDRRHTKPVVLARCTGHKSKPGEHQNWSLTQDHEIRLTNSKDDCLEAQGRRSKSVWVFHCHKNGGNQYWLYNRRHRWLQQGQMWVWCLEAHLPSGHKVGKVLANKICNRNQLEQQWKVGPNAPYDPQREPN
- the LOC6526730 gene encoding N-acetylgalactosaminyltransferase 4 codes for the protein MPAVSILDFRRQDVHMAMKKRYVKRLVRKVVLLLVVIVTVSLVTTLVVEQRMKKAAELTEQLDPNGDPITPVFRAANIIPTRRAPRPPFQDRNSVVELPKSEKPQGFRLPEAKGERKDWHDYAAMEADRKRSGFGEHGVAAKIENPAEKELEKEHSWMNGFNGLISDRISLNRSVPDIRLEACKTRKYLAKLPNISVVFIFFNEHFNTLLRSIYSVINRTPPELLRQIVLVDDGSEWDSLKQPLDDYVAQHFPHLVTVVHSPERQGLIGARLAGAKVAVGEVMVFFDSHIEVNYNWLPPLIEPIAINPKIATCPMVDTIAHEDFSYFSGNKDGARGGFDWKMLYKQLPVLPEDALDKSMPYRSPVMMGGLFAINTDFFWDLGGYDDQLDIWGGEQYELSFKIWMCGGLLLDVPCSRVGHIFRGPMKPRGNPRGHNFVAKNHKRVAEVWMDEYKEYVYKRDPATYDNVDAGDLTRQRAVRERLKCKSFHWYMTEVAPDFLIKFPPVEPPSYAAGVIQNVANPVYCLDSMGKNAEEAVGMFSCADNKTHPQPNQFWELSIFRDLRMKRFDSVCLDVHEGPPDATVWMWQCHSQGGNQFWYYDRSTQRLIHGEHNKRCLEGFVENGIARVVANACEEGNDRQRWEFGFVNHTMLNTFHEGLH
- the LOC6526731 gene encoding eukaryotic translation initiation factor 4E-binding protein, translating into MSASPTARQAITQALPMITRKVIISDPIQMPEVYSSTPGGTLYSTTPGGTKLIYERAFMKNLRGSPLSQTPPSNVPSCLLRGTPRTPFRKCVPVPTELVKQTKSLKIEDQEQFQLDL
- the LOC6526732 gene encoding protein transport protein sec31; protein product: MPCHRLSILGLLILSVVLTNADVGYHYNRPTRPTAPSAPSSAGSVYTGHQFSALPTIHPLPPIPALPPLPTARVPLPRSRPTAPAASIVSHYLPPKPVVSTYIPPPAAAPIASISFHGTPTFKPSYGPPPPARTSLATPIVVPPTGPAPLTAGGNLRIPFGKQALISPGESYVANGRQLKQYAVIEIIDNDIDETPAPFLSSTSFFDRYGAHVGAPSANGIQLDSRANSLLLEQQQLAIQPRSQGGALGGDAIALGSGGLGFVRLPNGNVYLGSGSLGYISGQQRVASVLEARTRSESTSDALHFGHGPLGGVDNLLRFK